Proteins from a genomic interval of Quercus lobata isolate SW786 chromosome 11, ValleyOak3.0 Primary Assembly, whole genome shotgun sequence:
- the LOC115967873 gene encoding trimethyltridecatetraene synthase-like — protein sequence MDFSSSWALLVMASLAALAFLSKLLPFKSHQLKFPPGPKPWPIIGNLNLIGPHPPQSIHKLAQKYGPIMQLKFESFPVVVASSAQMAKEFLKTHDHVFASRPKTAAGKYTAYNYHNITWSPYGPYWRQGRKIFLSELFSSKQLESYQYIRVEEMRAFLSRLCILSGKPVMLKDHFFRLTLSIISRIALGKKYVSDESKYETSIVRPEEFQEMLDELLLLNAVFNIGDWIPWLDFLDLQGYVKRMKGLRKKFDPFLDHVFDEHKARKEGQNDFMPKDTVDLLLQLADDPNNDVKLTYDCIKALTQDLIAGGIDTSATVMEWAMSELVKQPHLIKKATEELDRVIGRDRWVEEKDIPQLPYIDAIMKETMRKHPIAGLLVPHLSIQDCDVAGYKIRKGTRVFINTWSIGRDPSIWDAPEEFRPERFLGKDIDVNGQNFELLPFGSGRRMCPGYSLGRKVVSSTLANMLHGFNWKLPDNMKCEELSMDEVYGLTTCRKFPLVVVMEPRLSLHLY from the exons ATGgatttttcctcttcttggGCTCTTTTAGTAATGGCATCACTAGCAGCCTTAGCCTTTCTCTCAAAATTATTACCATTCAAATCCCACCAGCTAAAATTTCCACCAGGTCCCAAACCTTGGCCAATCATAGGCAATCTAAATCTTATTGGTCCCCATCCCCCCCAATCCATTCACAAATTAGCCCAAAAATATGGACCAATTATGCAACTAAAGTTTGAATCTTTCCCTGTTGTGGTTGCCTCATCTGCCCAAATGGCCAAGGAATTCCTAAAAACACATGACCATGTCTTTGCCTCTAGGCCTAAAACTGCCGCTGGCAAGTACACAGCTTATAACTATCACAACATCACGTGGTCACCCTATGGTCCATATTGGCGACAAGGCCGTAAGATTTTCCTCTCTGAACTTTTTAGCTCAAAACAACTCGAGTCTTATCAATACATTCGTGTTGAAGAAATGCGTGCATTTTTGTCACGCCTTTGCATCTTGTCAGGGAAGCCAGTTATGCTAAAAGACCATTTCTTCCGTCTTACTCTAAGCATTATAAGCAGAATTGCATTGGGTAAGAAGTATGTTAGTGATGAGTCCAAATATGAGACCTCGATAGTGAGACCAGAAGAATTTCAAGAAATGTTAGACGAGTTGTTATTGCTAAATGCGGTGTTTAATATAGGAGACTGGATACCGTGGCTCGATTTCTTGGACTTGCAAGGGTACGTGAAGCGAATGAAGGGTTTAAGGAAAAAATTTGATCCATTCCTTGACCATGTATTTGATGAACACAAGGCAAGGAAGGAAGGTCAGAATGATTTTATGCCAAAGGATACGGTGGATTTATTATTGCAGTTGGCTGATGATCCTAATAATGATGTTAAACTCACTTATGACTGTATCAAGGCACTCACTCAG GACCTAATAGCTGGAGGAATAGATACCTCAGCAACAGTTATGGAATGGGCAATGTCTGAGCTAGTAAAGCAACCACACCTTATCAAAAAGGCCACCGAAGAGCTGGATAGAGTAATTGGGAGAGACAGATGGGTGGAAGAGAAGGACATTCCACAACTTCCTTATATTGATGCAATTATGAAAGAGACAATGAGAAAGCACCCTATAGCTGGATTACTTGTACCACATTTATCAATTCAAGATTGTGATGTAGCCGGTTACAAAATCAGAAAAGGAACTAGAGTCTTCATAAACACATGGAGTATAGGGAGAGACCCATCTATATGGGATGCACCAGAAGAGTTCCGACCAGAGAGGTTTTTGGGTAAAGATATCGATGTGAATggacaaaattttgaactatTGCCATTTGGTTCTGGAAGGAGAATGTGCCCTGGCTACAGCCTTGGACGAAAAGTCGTTAGCTCTACCTTGGCAAATATGTTACATGGGTTTAACTGGAAATTACCAGACAATATGAAATGTGAAGAGTTAAGCATGGATGAAGTTTATGGACTCACAACATGCCGTAAATTCCCACTTGTTGTAGTGATGGAGCCTAGACTCTCACTTCATCTTTATTAG
- the LOC115968428 gene encoding uncharacterized protein LOC115968428: MFSSTVEVLQNIIDGAIDGENRAEGEDDGWDGLLTTVISFCEKHRIDVLDMNARYVARRGRARNQPDNVTNEHHYRVNIFYATIDSQLQELNYRFNEDAMELLRLSSALEPREALKSFRISDLCLLVKNFYPQDFTDYDKQVLEKELYHFEHNVVQDPEFKKLKSLSELSQWI; the protein is encoded by the exons ATGTTTAGTTCAACTgttgaagttttacaaaatataatcgATGGTGCAATTGATGGAGAAAATCGGGCAGAAGGAGA agatgatGGATGGGATGGCTTACTCACCACTGTGATATCATTTTGTGAGAAGCATCGCATTGATGTCCTGGATATGAATGCTCGTTATGTTGCGAGGCGAGGTCGAGCTCGTAATCAACCAGATAACGTTACAAATGAGCATCATTAtcgagtaaatattttttatgctacaaTAGATTCTCAACTACAGGAACTAAACTATCGGTTTAATGAAGATGCAATGGAGTTGCTTAGGCTTAGCTCAGCTTTAGAACCTCGAGAGGCATTAAAATCTTTCAGAATTAGTGATCTTTGTTTGTTGGTAAAGAATTTCTATCCACAAGATTTCACAGATTATGACAAACAAGTGTTGGAGAAGGAGCTTTATCATTTTGAGCATAATGTAGTCCAAGATCCagagttcaaaaaattgaaaagtttatctGAGTTGTCTCAATG GATATAG
- the LOC115968430 gene encoding zinc finger MYM-type protein 1-like yields the protein MVSFIIALSPEYKQLMDLSASSETHVGRRRRKPDPRRHVRRDPLAAAAAGCRFPICPAQLRAFTESQFTESGSTSNSSEVNVELPTTNVAIPIPENADVPIPENADVPISQSQFQRIDLDSLDYDPGTRKQIWEYHVNQRDEIRRAYIKKGPHQPPLETFKKSGKQNRSFQASWYRNNSKWLEYSPTTDAAYCLPCFVFHNPNVVVGQNAFIVGGFRNWKKVGGRDCSFQVHIGKDPNSAHRVAEQMCKDLMNQSQHLQRVVDHFTTEQIANNRLQLKATIFIVRYLAFQAIAFRGRDESFSSLNRGNFHESLGIVTFWNEKVAEIIEKAPKNATYTSPRIQKEILHVFSAKVKKAIREEIGDAKFCIMVDEARDESMKEQMAVVFRYVDAEGFVKERFFGLIHVVDTAALTLKKGIYSLLSQYCLDIQNIRGQGYDGASNMRGMWNGLQALILNDCPYAYYIHCFAHRLQLALVKASKQVVPTSHFFLTLLFLIKIVSASCKRNEQLKVANANEIAHLIDLEELETGSGLNQIGTLQRPGETR from the exons ATGGTATCTTTCATAATTGCTTTATCTCCTGAGTATAAGCAGTTAATggatttat CTGCTTCGAGCGAGACCCACGTCGGCCGCCGCCGGCGAAAGCCAGACCCACGCCGCCACGTGAGACGAGATCCACTTGCTGCTGCCGCCGCTGGTTGCCGTTTCCCGATCTGCCCAGCCCAGCTTCGAGCCTTCACAGAATCACAGTTCACAGAATCAG gttcaacttcaaattcttctgAAGTCAACGTGGAATTGCCAACAACTAATGTTGCTATTCCAATTCCGGAAAATGCGGATGTTCCAATTCCGGAAAATGCGGATGTTCCAATCTCTCAATCACAATTTCAAAGAATTGACCTTGATTCTTTGGATTATGATCCCGGAACACGCAAACAAATATGGGAATATCATGTAAATCAACGTGATGAAATTCGACGGGCTTACATTAAAAAAGGTCCGCACCAACCTCCTCTAGAGACATTcaaaaaaagtggaaagcaGAATCGTAgttttcaagcttcttggtatagaaataattcaaaatggCTTGAATATTCTCCTACAACAGATGCAGCTTATTGTCTACCCTGCTTTGTCTTTCATAATCCAAATGTGGTTGTGGGACAAAATGCATTTATTGTTGGTGGatttagaaattggaaaaagGTTGGGGGCAGAGATTGTTCTTTTCAAGTTCATATAGGAAAAGATCCTAACTCAGCTCATAGAGTTGCTGAGCAAATGTGTAAGGATTTGATGAACCAATCGCAACATTTGCAAAGAGTAGTTGATCATTTCACTACTgaacaaattgcaaataatcGGTTGCAATTGAAGGCCACAATTTTTATTGTGCGATATCTTGCCTTTCAAGCTATAGCTTTTAGAGGTCGAGATGAAAGTTTTAGTTCATTAAATCGTGGGAACTTTCATGAATCATTGGGTATTGTGACTTTTTGGAATGAGAAGGTTgctgaaataatagaaaaagctcCAAAAAATGCAACCTACACATCACCTAGGATTCAAAAGGAAATTCTACATGTTTTCTCAGCTAAAGTGAAGAAGGCCATTCGGGAAGAAATTGGTGATGCAAAGTTTTGCATAATGGTTGATGAAGCTCGTGATGAGTCCATGAAAGAGCAAATGGCTGTGGTGTTTAGATATGTTGATGCAGAAGGCTTTGTGAAAGAAcgcttttttgggcttattcatGTTGTTGACACTGCAGCTTTGACTCTAAAGAAGGGGATATATTCTTTGTTATCTCAATATTGCttagatatacaaaatattcgaGGGCAAGGATATGATGGAGCAAGCAACATGCGAGGTATGTGGAATGGATTacaagctttgattttgaatgattgcCCATATGCTTACTATATCCATTGTTTTGCACATCGCTTACAATTGGCATTAGTAAAAGCATCAAAACAAGTTGTTCCCActagtcatttttttcttaccttGCTTTTTCTGATCAAAATTGTTAGTGCTTCATGCAAGCGCAATGAGCAATTGAAAGTTGCCAATGCTAATGAAATAGCACATTTGATTGATCTTGAAGAGCTTGAGACTGGAAGTGGACTTAATCAAATTGGCACTTTACAACGACCTGGAGAAACACGTTAG